One Pelodiscus sinensis isolate JC-2024 unplaced genomic scaffold, ASM4963464v1 ctg110, whole genome shotgun sequence genomic window, GGCCGATGATGGGGGATGGGCTCCGGGGGTCTCTCCGCGCGGGTGGCCGATGAcgggggctgggctccggggTCTCTCCGCGCGGGTGGCCGATGAcgggggctgggctccggggTCTCTCCGCACGGGTGGctgatgggggctgggctccggggTCTCTCCGCACGGGTGGctgatgggggctgggctccgggggTCTCTCCGCGGGGGTGGCTGATGAcgggggctgggctccaggggTCTCTCCGCACGGGTGGccgatgggggctgggctccgggggTCTCTCCGCGCGGGTGGCCGATGAcgggggctgggctccggggTCTCTCCGCACGGGTGGccgatgggggctgggctccggggTCTCTCCGCGCGGGTGGCCGATGGGGGATGGGCTCCGGGGGTCTCTCCGCACGGGTGGccgatgggggctgggctccaggggTCTCTCCGCGCGGGTGGCCGATGAcgggggctgggctccggggTCTCTCCGCACGGGTGGctgatgggggctgggctccgggggTCTCTCCGCGGGGGTGGCTGATGAcgggggctgggctccaggggTCTCTCCGCACGGGTGGccgatgggggctgggctccgggggTCTCTCCGCGCGGGTGGCCGatgatgggggctgggctccggggTCTCTCCGCGCGGGTGGCCGATGGGGGATGGGCTCCGGGGGTCTCTCCGCGCGGGTGGccgatgggggctgggctccgggggTCTCTCCGCGCGGGTGGCCGatgatgggggctgggctccggggTCTCTCCGCGCGGGTGGCCGATGGGGGATGGGCTCCGGGGGTCTCTCCGCGCGGGTGGccgatgggggctgggctccgggggTCTCTCCGCGCGGGTGGCCGATGAcgggggctgggctccggggTCTCTCCGCGCGGGTGGCCGATGAcgggggctgggctccggggTCTCTCCGCGCGGGTGGCCGATGATGGGGGATGGGCTCCGGGGTCTCTCCGCACGGGTGGccgatgggggctgggctccgggggTCTCTCCGCGCGGGTGGCCGatgatgggggctgggctccggggTCTCTCCACGCGGGTGGCTGATGACGGGGGCTGGGTTCCGGGGGTCTCTCCGCGCGGGTGGCCGATGAcgggggctgggctccggggTCTCTCCGCGCGGGTGGCCGATGATGGGGGATGGGCTCCGGGGTCTCTCCGCGCGGGTGGCCGATGAcgggggctgggctccggggTCTCTCCGCGCGCGTGGCCGATGACGGGGGATGGGCTCCGGGGTCTCTCCGCGCGGGCGCCCGATGAcgggggctgggctccgggggTCTCTCCGCACGGGTGGctgatgggggctgggctccgggggTCTCTCCGTTCGGGAGGCCGatgatgggggctgggctccggggTCTCTCCGCACAGGTGGctgatgggggctgggctccagggtCTCTCCGCGCGGGTGGCCGATGAcgggggctgggctccggggTCTCTCCGCACAGGTGGctgatgggggctgggctccgggggTCTCTCCGCGCGGGTGGCCGATGAcgggggctgggctccgggggTCTCTCCGCACGGGTGGctgatgggggctgggctccgggggTCTCTCTGCGCGGGTGGCCGATGAcgggggctgggctccgggggtctctccgcggggggctgacccctctccctcccggcaGGTGACTGGCTCGTCCGGAAGGTGAAGGTGGAGGAGGAGTACGAGGAGTGGCCGGCCGGGCTCGGTGCGGAGGCGCTGCTGTCGGGGCAGCTgccgggcggcggcggcggcgactTCCTGGGCCCGTGCAAGCTGGAGGGGCCGGGCCTGGCGGAGTTCGGCCCCCTGGGCGCCCTCCCGGGCCTGgcgctgcagcagtggcagctgctgagcGAGAAGCCGCACGGCTGCCCCGAGTGCGAGCGGCGCTTCCGGGACCAGCTGACGCTGCGGCTGCACCAGCGGGTGCACAGCGGGGAGAGCCCCTCGGCCTGCGGGGAGTGTGGCCGCAGCttcagccagcagcagcttctgGCCGCCCACCAGCGCACCCACGCCGGCGAGCGCCCCTTCCCCTGCGCCCAGTGCGGCAAGGGCTTCCGCAAGAAGGCCCACCTGACGCGGCACCagcgcacccacaccggcgagcgcccctTCCCCTGCGCCCAGTGCGGCCGCGCCTTCAGCCAGAAGATCCACCTGGGCGCCCACCAGAAGACGCACACGGGGGAGCGCCCCTTCCCCTGCGCCGAGTGCGGCCGCAGCTTCCGCAAGAAGACCCACCTCATCCGGCACCAGCGCACCCACACCGGGGAGCGGCCCTTCGCCTGCGCCCAGTGCGCCCGCAGCTTCACCCACAAGCAGCACCTGGTGCGGCACCAGAGGGTGCACGCGGCGCCCGAGCcagcgcccagcgccccctgccggctgGCCGAGGCGGCGGGCCCGTCCCCGGGGGCCGCACCGGGAGCCAAGCCCTTCTCCTGCGCCGAGTGCGGCAAGAGCTTCAGCTGGAAGAAGAACCTGACGTCGCACCAGCGCGTGCACCGGGAGGGGCGGCCCTTCTCCTGCGCCGAGTGCGGCCGGGGCTTCAGCGACAAGCGGCACCTGACGGCCCACCTGCGCAGCCACATGGGCCTGAAGCCCTACGCCTGCGCCTACTGCGAGAAGAGCTTCAGCCACAAGCCCAGCCTGGCCACGCACCAGCGCACCCACACGGGCGAGCGCCCCTTCGCCTGCCCCGACTGCGGCCGCCGCTTCGCCCACAGCCAGCACCTGGCGCGCCACCGCCGCGTGcacaccggcgagcgcccctTCGCCTGCCCCCAGTGCGCCCGCGCCTTCAGCTCCCGCCCCAACCTGCTGGCCCACGCCAAGGCCCACGCCGGGCAGCGGCCCCACGTCTGCGCCCAGTGCGGCCGCGCCTTCAGCCGCAAGTCCCACCTGGGCCGGCACCAGGCCGTGCACACCGGCACCCgcccccacgcctgcccccagTGCGGCCAGCGCTTCAGCTCCAAGACCAACCTGGGCCGGCACCAGGCCGTGCACACCGGGCACCGGCCCTACATCTGCACCCAGTGCGGCAAGCGCTTCAGCAGGAAGACCCACCTTCTGCGGCACGAGCGCACCCACGCGGCCCCCCTGCCGCCCGGCGACCAGCCCCCCGCCACCCACGGGCCCCAAGGACTCGCGGGCACCGACACACCCGCTGCCCTGGCGTGAGCTGGACCAAGCCAGGCAGGGCCCGGGCCCTCCGTGCCGGCCTGCAGCCCCCTTGAgctccccccgccgcgccccgcccccgctctgccCTGCCGCACCCCTCCCCGTTTCCCCTGGTTCTGCTCCTCTTCCGACCCAACCTGCAATCCCCACCCCGGGCTCCCCGCCCCGGCTCTGCCAccgccccagctcctgctctgccctgtcTGCCGGGACGGGCGAGGGCTGAGCACAGGAAAGAAGCTGGGCACAGGCAGGGGGACCCCTGGCacagctgccctcagcccctgccacaaGCCCTCCCTGCTGCCCGGGAACGGCCTGGACGGGGTTGGGTTCACACCCACCCGAGAATCACTCGCAAGCCGGAAGGGCGGGCGTGGCATTCCCCTGAGCCggctggggctggtgcggagCGGGGCGGGACTCGGCCTCTCCGCCGCCTCCGTTCCCCGGGGCCGGGAACAGCGTCTGGAGCGGGGCGGGACTCGGCCTCTCCGCTGCCTCCATTCCCCAGGGCCGGGAACAGCGTCTGGAGCGGGGCAGGACTCGGACCTTCCGCCGCCTCCGTTCCCTGGGGTCGGGAACAGTGTCTGGAGCGGGGCGGGACTCGGCCTCTCCGCCGTCTCCGTTCCCCGGGGCCGGGAACAGCGTCTGGAGCGGGGCGGGACTGGGCCTCTCCGCCGCCTCCGTTCCCCGGGGCTGGGAACAGCATCTGGAGCGGGGCAGGACTCGGACCTTCCGCCGCCTCCGTTCCCCAGGGCCGGGAACAGCGTCTGGAGCGGGGCGGGACTGGGCCTCTCCGCCGCCTCCGTTCCCCGGGGCCGGGAACAGCGTCTGGAGCGGGGCAGGACTCGGCCTCTCCGCCTCCTCCGTTCCCCGGGGCCGGGAACAGCGTCTGGAGCGGGGCGGGACTGGGCCTCTCCGCCGCCTCTGTTCCCTGGGGTCGGCCGGGCACCGCTCAGCGGAATGGGTGAGCCAGGCTGAGCAGGACCGAGCCGAGGGGCGCTGGAATGTTCTCGTCCCTGTAATTAAAGACAAAACTCAGGCGCTTTGCCGTGCTAGTGCTGCGCCCGGGCGTTTCCTTTGCGCCGCTGGGGGCCCCTCGTcctcgggggtgggaggcagaggctgggcCCCGAGGAGACCTGGTGAGACGGGAGCTGGGGCCGAGTGGGGCAGGTCAGACGTGCCCTCCCTGGAGCAGAGCTAATTTCCCGCTGGCGCGATGTGCGGCCGCTTGCAGCCTGGCAGCTTCTCCATGCAGAGCCAATGGCCAAGGAGTTAATTTTGTCCCACCTGCCCTTGTGCCCCGGGTCTTGGTGCTGCCCCACAGTGCAGCCCCACATCCGCTGCTTCTGCACCTTCCTGGGCCCCCGCTCCGGGCCCCTGGACTCCGGGCGGCcggggggagcaggaaccagtgctggcggGTTGGCTGGAAAGCCAGtacccccagcaccgtctccgcaggGGTAGCAGGGaccgggcgcgcgctggtctcaAATGCTGCGCCgtgatttttaaatgtgtgaagaGCAGGGCCGGCTCCTCCTGGGGCGGGCGCCTTGCTTCCTCCTTGTGCTACCGGACAGCAACCCTGGAAGGGCCGCCTCCGTC contains:
- the ZNF467 gene encoding zinc finger protein 467 isoform X1, translating into MRENYDAMIALGSPVAKPESVPHTEQAEEPRARAAGEAGEREAPGRASPGSVVPKPEVAPQGEREQRGAGEQLGLDGGNGPESSCSGDWLVRKVKVEEEYEEWPAGLGAEALLSGQLPGGGGGDFLGPCKLEGPGLAEFGPLGALPGLALQQWQLLSEKPHGCPECERRFRDQLTLRLHQRVHSGESPSACGECGRSFSQQQLLAAHQRTHAGERPFPCAQCGKGFRKKAHLTRHQRTHTGERPFPCAQCGRAFSQKIHLGAHQKTHTGERPFPCAECGRSFRKKTHLIRHQRTHTGERPFACAQCARSFTHKQHLVRHQRVHAAPEPAPSAPCRLAEAAGPSPGAAPGAKPFSCAECGKSFSWKKNLTSHQRVHREGRPFSCAECGRGFSDKRHLTAHLRSHMGLKPYACAYCEKSFSHKPSLATHQRTHTGERPFACPDCGRRFAHSQHLARHRRVHTGERPFACPQCARAFSSRPNLLAHAKAHAGQRPHVCAQCGRAFSRKSHLGRHQAVHTGTRPHACPQCGQRFSSKTNLGRHQAVHTGHRPYICTQCGKRFSRKTHLLRHERTHAAPLPPGDQPPATHGPQGLAGTDTPAALA
- the ZNF467 gene encoding zinc finger protein 467 isoform X3 — its product is MRENYDAMIALGSVVPKPEVAPQGEREQRGAGEQLGLDGGNGPESSCSGDWLVRKVKVEEEYEEWPAGLGAEALLSGQLPGGGGGDFLGPCKLEGPGLAEFGPLGALPGLALQQWQLLSEKPHGCPECERRFRDQLTLRLHQRVHSGESPSACGECGRSFSQQQLLAAHQRTHAGERPFPCAQCGKGFRKKAHLTRHQRTHTGERPFPCAQCGRAFSQKIHLGAHQKTHTGERPFPCAECGRSFRKKTHLIRHQRTHTGERPFACAQCARSFTHKQHLVRHQRVHAAPEPAPSAPCRLAEAAGPSPGAAPGAKPFSCAECGKSFSWKKNLTSHQRVHREGRPFSCAECGRGFSDKRHLTAHLRSHMGLKPYACAYCEKSFSHKPSLATHQRTHTGERPFACPDCGRRFAHSQHLARHRRVHTGERPFACPQCARAFSSRPNLLAHAKAHAGQRPHVCAQCGRAFSRKSHLGRHQAVHTGTRPHACPQCGQRFSSKTNLGRHQAVHTGHRPYICTQCGKRFSRKTHLLRHERTHAAPLPPGDQPPATHGPQGLAGTDTPAALA
- the ZNF467 gene encoding zinc finger protein 467 isoform X2; protein product: MRENYDAMIALGSPVAKPESVPHTEQAEEPRARAAGEAGEREAPGRASPGDWLVRKVKVEEEYEEWPAGLGAEALLSGQLPGGGGGDFLGPCKLEGPGLAEFGPLGALPGLALQQWQLLSEKPHGCPECERRFRDQLTLRLHQRVHSGESPSACGECGRSFSQQQLLAAHQRTHAGERPFPCAQCGKGFRKKAHLTRHQRTHTGERPFPCAQCGRAFSQKIHLGAHQKTHTGERPFPCAECGRSFRKKTHLIRHQRTHTGERPFACAQCARSFTHKQHLVRHQRVHAAPEPAPSAPCRLAEAAGPSPGAAPGAKPFSCAECGKSFSWKKNLTSHQRVHREGRPFSCAECGRGFSDKRHLTAHLRSHMGLKPYACAYCEKSFSHKPSLATHQRTHTGERPFACPDCGRRFAHSQHLARHRRVHTGERPFACPQCARAFSSRPNLLAHAKAHAGQRPHVCAQCGRAFSRKSHLGRHQAVHTGTRPHACPQCGQRFSSKTNLGRHQAVHTGHRPYICTQCGKRFSRKTHLLRHERTHAAPLPPGDQPPATHGPQGLAGTDTPAALA